TTTACAAAATATCCTAAAACATCATTTCCTATGCTCATCAATATCCAGATCATTCTCAATTTGAGAAAAGGAAAACAGAAGGTTTTAATTCTTGACTTTAAATTTATGTTAAGTATAATTAACACAAATTCTATTATAGGTTAGATAGAGATGGCAAATATTAGAGATGCTTTGAGAGAGACAAACCCCTGGTGGGAGTCCGGGTTTAATTTAAGAATCAAAGACCGTGAGGTTTATCAGCAGGTCCAAAAATTTATGCCGATGCGGCAGATAATTGCCCTGACTGGTTTGAGGCGGGTAGGTAAGACTTTTCTACTCTATAAAATAGTTGAAGATTCAATCAAAAAGGGATTCAATCCACACAATATATTGTATTTTTCTTTTGATGATTTTCGCGAGATAAATATCAGAGAAATTGTAAAGGAATACCAGGATATTATAGAAAAGGATATTAAAAAAGGGTATTATTTATTTTTGTTTGATGAGATACAAAAACTCACCAATTGGGAAGAACAATTAAAAAGGATTTATGATAATTTCGGCAATATCAAGATAGTAATTTCCGGCTCGGAATCTTTATTTTTAAGAAAAAAATCAAAGGAGAGTCTTGCCGGACGGTTGTTTGAATTTAAGGTGGAACCCCTCTCTTTTAGAGAATTTTTGTCATTTAAGGGTATTGAATATAAACCCATTGGCCTGTATGAAGATAAATTAAGAAAGTCATTCAATAATTTTGTTCTGAGTCTTGGCTTTCCCGAATTGGTTGATATCAGCGAAAAGGAAGTTATTAAAAAGTATGTTAAAGAAAGCATCGTTGAAAAAATTATTTATAGAGATTTCTCTTATTTATTCAAGGTAAAAAATGTTTCCTTGATTGAATCTCTTTTAAATATATTTATTGAGGAACCAGGACAACTTATTGAAATTGATAAATTGGCTGGTGAATTGAAAATTTCAAGGCAGACTCTGTCTAATTATCTATCCTATTTAGAAGAGTCTTTTCTTTTGCAGAAGTTATATAATTTTTCCCGAAGCCGGCGAAAAGTAGAAAGGAAACTTAAGAAGTATTATCCAGCGGTAGTTTCTATTGACCTTGTATTTAGAGATGACGAATTATCAAGGTCAAAGGTATTTGAGTGGCTTGTGGTTCAAAAATTGAAGGCCGAATTTTTCTGGCGTGACCCCTATAAAAATGAAGTGGATGTCATTTTGTCCAATAAAAATCCGATTCCAATTGAAATCAAATATCGCAAGATTGACATCAGTGGATTACTTAAATTTATGGAAAAATTCAGAGTTAATAAGGGCTATGTGATTACTTATAACATGGGAGAGGAAAAAAGAATAGATGGAAAGAAGATAGTTATCATTCCTGCTTATAAATTCCTACTCGGTATGGATGAGTTATTGGAATGAATATGTTTTAGGGTATATGCTCATCAATATTCATACCATTCCCAATGCGAAGAAGAAAGAAGTGATTATGCTGGGTAAGGATTCGTACAAAGTAAAGTTGATCTCTCCGCCAGAAAAAGGCAGGGCGAATAAGGAATTGATTGAAGTTCTGGCAGAATATTTTAATACCCAAAAATCAAATATCAAAATTATCAAGGGTGAATTTGGAAGAGAGAAGGTAGTGGAGATAATTTCTACTTGATGAACCACATAAAGCATTTGATAGATATTAAATCAGCATTTTTATTTGATTTATTCCATACCCTGACTTCAATAGAACAGACTTCGCCAGGTATGTTTAAAACCGCAGATATTCTTGGTGTTGATAGAAAAAGATGGACCGAACAATTACTCAATAACTCTATTGAGCGGTTAACTGGAAAGCTCAAAGACCCTTATAAGATAATTGAAAAAATGGCACATTCTATTGACCCGAATATACCTAACGAGATAATTAAAAAAGCGACAGATAAAAGGATTGAATTTTTTAAAAAAGCGATTATTGAAATGCCGCAGAGTTCAATCGATACGATAATTTATTTAAAAAATAGAAACAAAAAGTTAGCGTTAATTAGCAATGCTGATTTTATGGAAAAAATGGCGTGGGATTTTTGCCCCATTGCTCAATATTTTGATGCGGTGATATTCTCCTGTGAGGTTGGCTATGTAAAGCCCCAAAAAGAAATCTATGAAATTGCAATTAAAAATTTGAATGAATCTCCTTCTAATTGTGTTTTTGTGGGCGACGGTGGTTCAAACGAATTTTACGGCGCAAAGAATCTGGGTATGACGACAATTATGGTTAAAGGAGTAGTTGAGAAAAACTGGCCGGAAAAAGTTAAGGTTCAAATGGAGTATGCTGACTACATAATAAATGATGTTAATGAACTGATTGTTTGAGTATGTAAAATAGAAAATATATATTACTAGAAATATTCAACAAAAAAGGAAGTGGTTATGAATTCAAAAGTCAACGGCATACAAAGTTTTTTGAATCTTGAAAAAATCAAAGAGTTGTGGTCTAAAACATATAATACCCAAGGTAAGCCGGACTGGTCGCATATTTTGCCTTATTATGATGATGATATATATTTTAGGGATTCAATACAGGAGATACATGGTATAAAAGAATTTAAGGCTATGGTTGAAAACCTGACAAAAAGGTCGAAAGATTTAAAAATGCAAATTTTAAATGCTATTCAACATGAA
This candidate division WOR-3 bacterium DNA region includes the following protein-coding sequences:
- a CDS encoding nuclear transport factor 2 family protein, giving the protein MNSKVNGIQSFLNLEKIKELWSKTYNTQGKPDWSHILPYYDDDIYFRDSIQEIHGIKEFKAMVENLTKRSKDLKMQILNAIQHENIIFIEWEMTISFKKNPRSKLYGVSRLTLNENNKIVEQRDYYDLWGDIFDNIPKFSKLYRKFMKRKFG
- a CDS encoding ATP-binding protein; amino-acid sequence: MANIRDALRETNPWWESGFNLRIKDREVYQQVQKFMPMRQIIALTGLRRVGKTFLLYKIVEDSIKKGFNPHNILYFSFDDFREINIREIVKEYQDIIEKDIKKGYYLFLFDEIQKLTNWEEQLKRIYDNFGNIKIVISGSESLFLRKKSKESLAGRLFEFKVEPLSFREFLSFKGIEYKPIGLYEDKLRKSFNNFVLSLGFPELVDISEKEVIKKYVKESIVEKIIYRDFSYLFKVKNVSLIESLLNIFIEEPGQLIEIDKLAGELKISRQTLSNYLSYLEESFLLQKLYNFSRSRRKVERKLKKYYPAVVSIDLVFRDDELSRSKVFEWLVVQKLKAEFFWRDPYKNEVDVILSNKNPIPIEIKYRKIDISGLLKFMEKFRVNKGYVITYNMGEEKRIDGKKIVIIPAYKFLLGMDELLE
- a CDS encoding HAD family hydrolase, with the protein product MNHIKHLIDIKSAFLFDLFHTLTSIEQTSPGMFKTADILGVDRKRWTEQLLNNSIERLTGKLKDPYKIIEKMAHSIDPNIPNEIIKKATDKRIEFFKKAIIEMPQSSIDTIIYLKNRNKKLALISNADFMEKMAWDFCPIAQYFDAVIFSCEVGYVKPQKEIYEIAIKNLNESPSNCVFVGDGGSNEFYGAKNLGMTTIMVKGVVEKNWPEKVKVQMEYADYIINDVNELIV
- a CDS encoding DUF167 domain-containing protein, producing MLINIHTIPNAKKKEVIMLGKDSYKVKLISPPEKGRANKELIEVLAEYFNTQKSNIKIIKGEFGREKVVEIIST